Part of the Sorghum bicolor cultivar BTx623 chromosome 1, Sorghum_bicolor_NCBIv3, whole genome shotgun sequence genome, GTCTTTCCCACTTATTTGCCCAGACTGGAATGCAGATGAAGAAATTCTCCTCCTTGAGGTAACATTGTGTTTGTTTGGTATATTTACTTCCTGGAGATTGTGTTTAATTGTTTACCTGTCATGATCAAAGGGAATTGAAATGTATGGTCTGGGAAACTGGCTTGAAGTGGCAGAACATGTTGGTACCAAGTCTAAGTTACAGTGTATTGATCATTACACAACAGCATACATGAACTCACCTTGTTATCCCCTCCCGGTAACTATTTTCTGTACCTGTTTATAAATGCAATAAATGAGTTGGCACTTCTTAATTCAATACTACCTCGTGGTTGTAGGATATGTCTCATGTTAATGGCAAGAACAGGAAGGAGCTTCTAGCTATGGCTAAAGTGCAGGGTGAGAGTAAAAAAGGTGAGTcatgagtgttttttttttaggCGATGGAAACAGTTGATACATTTTGTTGATCATTTGAAGACTTGAGAGATTTTGCTTACTGTCTAGTTCTTGGTTTTTGTTCATGCATGCTTACCTATTTTAGTATGCTTTAGCGCCTTAGTGGTCATAGCCTCATAGGTCATGTGATTCAGGCCCTGTTTGGATACTCCCAGCTAATAGTTAGCTGCATTAGGTGGGTAGAGACAACCAATAGGTTTTTATTAGCTGGGTGGTTGGATAGTTCAATCTACACTATTAGCTAGGTTGTTTGGGTCAGCTAGAGCTTTTTTTAGCAGATTTCTATTAGCTCTAGCTGATCCAAACAGGTCTTAGTGTTTAAGGTGGAATTGTATGTAGATATCTGGTCTTTGGTGTCAATTTAACATGTGTTTGGTCATTTACTGTCTGAAATGTTCACATCTTCAAATTATGAGTTTGTGTATGCCATTGTGGTGGCTTTGCAAAAGCACTTGACTTCTACTTTGGATATAGCGATGGTGCCAGGGTGGAATTTGTGAAGATCTCATAACTAACTAGATTCTTTAGTGTACTTGGTCTTATCCTCATAGTCATATAGAACGTTTGTTAGTGGAGTATCTATCCATCTAGTGGCAGCTTGTTACTTTCGAGTGGACGTATTTTTTAAAAGAGAAAAAACATCTTGTGTTGATCTCATATCCACAAACACTTATTCTTTGGGTTTTGGGTTTAATGGGAAAAATGACATGCACAGATATCAGTGTGCTCCTTACTCGCAGCCCCTTCAATTGCAGCATCATTGTCTATATGGACAAGCATAAAACTTGATTAAACAAGATGGAACTAGGTTTCATTATAAATAAGAAGAAATAGGCACCCAAATTCTAGTTGGTTGAGGTCTACAACTCTACATCCACACTGTGCAGAGATGAACACCAGATGCATGACCTTGTAGTcagataaaaaaaattcaaatagtACTGCTATAAGTTTTTTTGGTGTCAGTAGCTTGGTTATGACTCCGATTCAGTTATCATAATGGGTTGTTTTGATATCTCGTATTTCTTCTTTGTTCTTACATATAGGGACTTCACTGTTATCTGGAGAACTGACTCCTAAGGCTGAATCTCCATTTTCTCCCTCCAGGGTCAAGTATGCCATTATTTATCTGAATACCTATGAATATGCCCCTAAGATTCAAAGAGTCTTTTTACCAGCTATTTATCTTGCATAGGGTGGAAGATGCACTTGGAGAAGGTCCAGCAGGTCGATCACCTTCACACATAGCTGTTGGTATGTATTGGGAATGAAATAATTAGCTAGACCAACCCAATTTTAAAACAGTGCATCTTTGGTCTATGTCAAGAGATGGTGTTACTGTTATGTATTCATATTGTCCTAATTCTTGTTGACCTGCTGCAGGTGCAAATAAAAAGGCTTCAAATGTGGGACAGATTAAAGATGGTGCTAATGTGTCAAAAATCGAAGGTATAATCATTGATGAAAGCATCACTGTTATTTTCAAGTTTATATATCATCATATGTTCACTCAGCAACCAGGCTCTGGCAAATTCTTAGAatgttttcttattttttttaactTCAGAGATGCTTTATCAAGAACGTCACATTCTTAAGAATGGAATGCTAAAAAATATTGGTAGTGCTAtatatttttctgtaattagAGTTCTTTCTATTCGAAATGATAGTCTCTCATTATGGCATGGTATGAAATGGAGCAATATGTATATATCCCTTTTGTTTATTTTAAAGTCACATTACTGCATAAATCAAATCATGGACCTTAGCATATTTAATTTGCATGTGCCAGATGGTCATGTCGATAGAAGCGTTGGTGTGAAGAAGCCCAGATATTCTGCAGATGAAGGCCCTTCGTTGACTGAACTGAGTGGATACAATGCAAAGAGACATGAGTTTGACCCAGAGTATGATAATGATGCCGAACAAGCGCTTGCTGAGATGGAATTTAAAGAAACTGATTCGGAAACCGATCGTGAACTGAAACTCCGTGTTCTTCGTATTTATCTGTCCAGGTTTGTTAGGAGTGAagcatatttttttgttttgtagCAACTTTTAGTTGATAGATCCTACTCTTCTGTCCTATGTTCATTTCATTTGTCTGCTATAGTTCGTATTATGGTGATGTTTCTGTTAAATATGAATTATGTTAACAATGCTTTAGTTGTGAGTTAAAGTGTAAGTAAGCCTGTTTATATGTTGATTTCGTTTATTAGTATAATAAATAATGTTTAATAGTGCAAAACAACTGTTTTCTTTGTAGGCTTgaagaaagaaaaaggagaaaggAGTTCATATTGGAAAGAAATTTATTGTTCCCTAATCCCTTGGAGAAAGATCTTACAAATGAAGACAGGGAAGTTTACCATCGCTATAAGGTCTTCATGCGTTTTCTTTCCAAGGAGGAACATGAAGCCCTCATTAGGAGTGTCATTGAGGAGCGAAAAATTCGGAGGAGAATTCAAGAACTCCAGGTATTGTTTGTTCATTTGCTCTTACTAAATCAACTATATTGATGCGTTCTTACTAGCAAACATACCCGTGCATTGCAATGGAATGTTCAGCTAGTTACGTAGTTGCCTGGACATTTTGTGGCTCGGAGATTTATTCACCGATCATGTCATGCATTTTAATTCATCTGAGAATCAAACTCCATACCTTGCCTTCCGTATATCTCCTGGACGCTTGCTGCCCTAACTCTATGATCACATTATGCATTTGAAATTTTGAATTTGTTTTGAGATTGGACTTGCTCTAACTTGTACGGTCACGGTAGGGAGTGACAGACTATGAAAGCATTTCGTA contains:
- the LOC8085931 gene encoding transcriptional adapter ADA2 — translated: MGRSRGVPNSGDDDTGHRSKRRRVSGSGGDATDSISAAIGGAGEGGGKKALYHCNYCNKDISGKIRIKCSKCPDFDLCVECFSVGAEVTPHRSNHPYRVMDNLSFPLICPDWNADEEILLLEGIEMYGLGNWLEVAEHVGTKSKLQCIDHYTTAYMNSPCYPLPDMSHVNGKNRKELLAMAKVQGESKKGTSLLSGELTPKAESPFSPSRVKVEDALGEGPAGRSPSHIAVGANKKASNVGQIKDGANVSKIEDGHVDRSVGVKKPRYSADEGPSLTELSGYNAKRHEFDPEYDNDAEQALAEMEFKETDSETDRELKLRVLRIYLSRLEERKRRKEFILERNLLFPNPLEKDLTNEDREVYHRYKVFMRFLSKEEHEALIRSVIEERKIRRRIQELQECRSAGCRTLAEAKIHIEQKRKKEYELNAQKAKESSLIANNKSVQKMNRSMKIESDGNLDPKKGGAGLDSPKTTGLTSVKQWDDWDIVGLPGAELLSASEKLLCCQNRLLPSHYLRMQEVLMQEIFKGSVLKKEDAHVLFKVDPTKVDSVYDMVTKKLGNHEEAPTV